A window from Nocardioides mesophilus encodes these proteins:
- a CDS encoding exonuclease SbcCD subunit D codes for MRILHTSDWHLGRSFHRVGLLDAQAGFVDHLLATVESEQVDLVVVSGDVYDRALPSVDAVGLADETFARLAASRATTVVTSGNHDSQIRLGFNSRLADAAGVHLRTRWQDVGSPVVLEDAHGPVAVYGLPYLEPDAVRDAWRLESRSHEATLGEAMRRVHADLAGRPGTRSVVMAHAFVAGSAEASVPAASDSERDISVGGLQIAPTDLFTGVDYAALGHLHGRHVLTDTVRYSGSPLAYSFSEARHTKGSWLVELGQDGVESADFVPAPVPRSLRSLRGPLEDLLRDPALADAEDSWLQVTLTDARRPMHAMERLRDRFPHTLLLAFEPEGVTRSRGPVLPRVDGRSDLDVALGFVAEVRDLEATTEEALLLQLACDSCRITEDDLDPATGRSPAREAVG; via the coding sequence GTGCGAATCCTCCACACCTCCGACTGGCACCTGGGGCGCTCCTTCCACCGGGTGGGGCTGCTCGACGCCCAGGCCGGCTTCGTCGACCACCTGCTCGCGACCGTGGAGAGCGAGCAGGTGGACCTGGTGGTGGTCTCCGGTGACGTCTACGACCGGGCGCTCCCCTCGGTCGACGCGGTGGGGCTGGCCGACGAGACGTTCGCCCGGCTCGCGGCGTCGCGTGCCACGACCGTGGTGACCAGCGGCAACCACGACTCCCAGATCCGGTTGGGGTTCAACTCCCGCCTGGCCGACGCGGCCGGGGTGCACCTGCGGACCCGTTGGCAGGACGTCGGCTCCCCCGTGGTGCTCGAGGACGCCCACGGCCCGGTGGCCGTCTACGGCCTGCCCTACCTCGAGCCCGATGCCGTCCGCGACGCGTGGCGCCTGGAGTCGCGCAGCCACGAGGCGACCCTGGGCGAGGCCATGCGGCGGGTCCACGCCGACCTCGCCGGGCGCCCGGGCACCCGATCGGTGGTGATGGCGCACGCCTTCGTCGCGGGCAGCGCCGAGGCGTCCGTCCCGGCGGCCAGCGACAGCGAGCGCGACATCTCCGTGGGAGGTCTCCAGATCGCACCGACCGACCTGTTCACCGGGGTCGACTACGCGGCGCTGGGCCACCTGCACGGCCGGCACGTCCTCACCGACACCGTGCGCTACAGCGGATCGCCGCTCGCCTACTCCTTCTCGGAGGCACGCCACACCAAGGGCTCCTGGCTGGTCGAGCTCGGTCAGGACGGCGTCGAGAGCGCCGACTTCGTCCCGGCGCCCGTGCCCCGGTCGCTGCGCAGCCTGCGCGGCCCGCTGGAGGACCTGCTCCGCGACCCGGCGCTCGCCGACGCCGAGGACAGCTGGCTCCAGGTCACGCTCACCGACGCCCGCCGCCCGATGCACGCGATGGAGCGGCTGCGCGACCGGTTCCCGCACACGCTGCTGCTCGCGTTCGAGCCCGAGGGGGTCACCCGGTCCCGGGGGCCGGTCCTGCCCCGGGTCGACGGCCGCAGCGACCTCGACGTCGCGCTCGGCTTCGTCGCCGAGGTCCGCGACCTCGAGGCCACCACCGAGGAGGCCCTGCTGCTGCAGCTGGCGTGCGACTCCTGCCGGATCACCGAGGACGACCTCGACCCGGCGACCGGCCGGTCGCCCGCCCGGGAGGCGGTGGGCTGA
- a CDS encoding formate dehydrogenase accessory sulfurtransferase FdhD: MALSRRPGPSTRTRVHEHVDGRVLQHEDRLATEEPLEIRCSWPGRPAYRVAVTMRTPGHDFELAAGFLLAEGTVTGQGHLHTVAYCTDQDLLPEQEHNVVTVTLRSAPRSVPAERYAGLSAASSACGVCGTQSIDDVLGLADVRPARETAPVVVPAGVLHALPARLREAQRVFATTGGLHAAGLFTADGEPLVVREDIGRHNAVDKVVGARLLAGAPTGVPVLAVSGRIGFEIVQKAVAAGVGVLAAVGAPSSLAVDLAQRAGLCTVGFLRPDRFVTYSAPERIGV, encoded by the coding sequence GTCCACGAGCATGTCGACGGCAGGGTGCTGCAGCACGAGGACCGCCTGGCGACCGAGGAGCCGCTGGAGATCCGCTGCAGCTGGCCCGGCCGACCGGCGTACCGCGTCGCGGTGACCATGCGCACTCCCGGGCACGACTTCGAGCTCGCCGCCGGCTTCCTGCTCGCCGAGGGCACGGTCACCGGTCAGGGGCACCTGCACACCGTGGCCTACTGCACGGACCAGGACCTGCTGCCCGAGCAGGAGCACAACGTCGTGACCGTCACCCTGCGGTCCGCACCCCGTTCGGTGCCCGCCGAGCGGTACGCCGGCCTCTCGGCCGCGTCGTCCGCGTGCGGGGTGTGCGGGACGCAGAGCATCGACGACGTGCTCGGCCTGGCCGACGTCCGGCCCGCCCGCGAGACGGCTCCGGTCGTGGTGCCGGCCGGGGTGCTGCACGCCCTGCCGGCCCGGCTGCGTGAGGCGCAGCGGGTGTTCGCGACCACCGGTGGCCTGCACGCGGCCGGGCTCTTCACCGCCGACGGGGAGCCGCTCGTCGTCCGTGAGGACATCGGCCGCCACAACGCGGTGGACAAGGTGGTCGGGGCCCGGCTGCTGGCGGGCGCCCCGACCGGCGTACCGGTGCTCGCCGTCAGCGGCCGGATCGGCTTCGAGATCGTCCAGAAGGCCGTCGCGGCCGGGGTCGGGGTGCTGGCGGCCGTCGGCGCCCCGTCGAGCCTGGCGGTGGACCTGGCGCAGCGGGCGGGGCTGTGCACCGTGGGCTTCCTGCGGCCGGACCGGTTCGTGACCTACAGCGCACCGGAGCGCATCGGCGTGTGA